One stretch of Marinobacterium iners DNA includes these proteins:
- the pstB gene encoding phosphate ABC transporter ATP-binding protein PstB has translation MNMTATLSDNAAMTKTTATATESTAIESSSDAGIEEGKTVGKPYAAKEPKFKLRDVEVFYGADRAIKNVSLDIGKNEVIAFIGPSGCGKSTFLRCLNRMNDSIDICKVKGSLQLDDQDIYDPRQDVVELRARVGMVFQKPNPFPKSIYDNVAYGPRIHGLANRKSDLDEIVENSLRKAGLWDEVKDRLDSTATGMSGGQQQRLCIARTIAVNPEVVLMDEPCSALDPIATAKVEELISELSESYTIVIVTHSMQQASRVSDRTAYFHLGHLVEVNDTVKVFTAPEHHMTEAYITGRFG, from the coding sequence ATGAACATGACCGCAACTCTGAGTGATAACGCAGCCATGACCAAGACTACAGCCACGGCCACTGAGTCCACTGCCATCGAGAGCAGCTCGGATGCCGGTATTGAAGAGGGCAAAACCGTTGGCAAGCCCTATGCAGCCAAGGAGCCTAAGTTCAAGCTGCGTGACGTGGAAGTATTTTACGGCGCAGATCGGGCAATCAAAAATGTCAGCCTGGATATCGGCAAGAATGAAGTCATTGCCTTCATCGGTCCATCCGGTTGTGGCAAGTCCACCTTCCTGCGCTGCCTGAACCGAATGAACGACAGTATCGACATCTGCAAGGTCAAGGGCAGCCTGCAGCTGGATGATCAGGACATCTATGATCCGCGCCAGGACGTGGTTGAGCTGCGTGCCCGCGTAGGCATGGTGTTTCAGAAGCCCAACCCCTTCCCCAAATCGATCTACGACAACGTGGCCTATGGCCCGCGTATTCATGGTCTTGCCAACCGCAAGTCGGATCTGGACGAAATCGTCGAGAACAGCCTGCGCAAGGCCGGTCTGTGGGATGAGGTGAAGGACCGTCTGGACTCCACTGCCACCGGCATGTCCGGCGGTCAGCAGCAGCGCCTGTGCATTGCCCGTACCATTGCGGTCAACCCGGAAGTGGTACTGATGGACGAGCCCTGTTCGGCACTGGACCCGATCGCCACGGCGAAAGTGGAAGAGCTGATCTCGGAGCTGTCCGAGAGCTATACCATCGTCATCGTGACACACTCCATGCAACAGGCATCTCGTGTATCAGACCGTACAGCCTATTTCCATCTTGGCCATCTGGTTGAGGTCAACGATACTGTGAAGGTGTTCACCGCACCGGAGCACCATATGACCGAAGCCTATATCACCGGTCGTTTCGGCTGA
- a CDS encoding PstS family phosphate ABC transporter substrate-binding protein produces MKHSGLLLLLGLLLLATGARADVSNTATELQPYQRVAGISGNLSSVGSDTMASLMLLWSQEFNRLYPNVNIQLQAPGSSTAPVALIEGTASLAPMSRPMLERELLAFERRHGYPPTAITVAMDALAIFVHQDNPVAGLNLQQLDAIFSATRRCGGKLRIDRWQQLGVEGQLATQPLLLYGRNAVSGTYGFFREQALCRGDFHSRVNEQPGSASVVQSVATALNAIGYSSINYRNASVRVLPLARLGNDYVVPEPDSFIDGRYPLARPLYMYINRPPGQPLHPLVREFLHLVLSREGQEVVLKEGYTPLPASAIARQLGKISDVD; encoded by the coding sequence TTGAAGCACTCCGGACTCTTACTGTTGTTGGGCCTGCTGTTGCTGGCGACAGGAGCCCGCGCGGACGTGAGCAATACGGCCACCGAACTGCAGCCTTACCAGCGCGTTGCCGGCATTTCCGGCAACCTGTCGAGTGTCGGCTCCGATACCATGGCCAGCCTGATGCTGCTCTGGTCACAGGAATTCAATCGTCTGTATCCCAATGTGAATATTCAGCTGCAGGCCCCGGGCTCATCAACGGCTCCGGTAGCCCTGATCGAAGGGACCGCAAGTCTTGCCCCCATGAGCCGCCCCATGCTGGAGCGAGAGCTGTTGGCATTTGAACGCCGACACGGCTACCCCCCAACAGCGATTACCGTCGCAATGGATGCTCTGGCAATCTTCGTACATCAGGACAATCCGGTAGCAGGTCTGAACCTGCAGCAGCTGGATGCGATCTTTTCAGCCACTCGGCGCTGCGGGGGAAAGCTCCGGATTGATCGCTGGCAACAGCTGGGTGTAGAGGGGCAACTCGCAACCCAGCCACTGCTGTTGTACGGCCGCAATGCCGTGTCCGGCACCTATGGCTTTTTCCGTGAACAGGCATTGTGCCGCGGCGACTTTCATAGTCGAGTCAACGAACAGCCAGGGTCGGCCTCGGTGGTTCAGTCGGTGGCAACGGCGTTGAACGCGATCGGTTACTCCAGCATCAACTACCGCAACGCCTCGGTGCGCGTGTTACCGCTGGCACGACTGGGCAATGATTATGTCGTACCTGAGCCAGATAGCTTCATTGATGGCCGCTATCCGCTGGCTCGTCCCCTGTATATGTACATTAACCGACCACCAGGGCAGCCACTTCACCCTTTGGTGCGGGAGTTTCTGCATCTGGTGCTGTCACGTGAAGGGCAGGAAGTGGTCTTGAAAGAGGGCTACACACCATTGCCCGCCAGTGCCATCGCTCGTCAGCTGGGGAAGATATCGGATGTCGACTAG
- a CDS encoding ABC transporter permease subunit, translating to MSTSPLPPPPELRLTTPLRKRWLQLRRYKDRLATLFIMLGGLGVILSVLMILFYLLYQVVPLLTSARIVPLQQQIEQPLTGQSLYMALDAEGRIGVRLTQQGELQFFQPASGALLQQQRIALPDNSHITDLADAGDGLMVLALSDGRVLPVQRQYSGTNNLQPVLHYPLGIEPLSLQPAPAGPLAAAVNQKQLLLISFHDGQLHQFRFDLSQPGPAPIQSVSLPTPGFEPRKLLLMPQQSRLLALGPEGRIGVIPLQGEGQTYEVIRAAREEITLFELLPGRRSLMLGDQSGALSQWFFVPDEYNSLKLQQIRQYDPLQSAPKRLAGREQDNSFITLEQSGTLSVYSLTSSRALLRTNLLGDEPDALALSAYNSFLLMERNNRVSSWQLQAPHAEITLSSLWSEIWHEDYDEPGYIWQSSTNGTDSAAKYSLVPLVFGTLKAALYAMLMATPMAICGAIYTAYFMAPSLRRKIKPMIEMMAAVPSVVLGFLAGLWLAPFMQVHLAAILLLVLLLPISILLFAFGWEKMPQRIRFLLPEGWDVILLLGVIPLVAWLAFLLAVPIEAWLFDGQLVLWLGNQVGISYDQRNALIVGIAMGFAIIPTLFSLTEDAIHAVPRHLSNGALALGATPWQALTWMILPAASAGIFSALMIGFGRAIGETMIVLMVTGNTPIMEMNIFEGMRTLAANIAIEMPESSVGSSHYRVLFLTALLLFLFTLVVNTIAELIRQQLRRKYRAL from the coding sequence ATGTCGACTAGCCCGCTGCCACCGCCTCCAGAGTTGCGTCTCACGACACCACTGCGCAAGCGCTGGCTACAGCTGCGCCGCTACAAGGATCGACTGGCCACGCTGTTCATCATGCTCGGTGGACTGGGCGTGATCCTGTCGGTGTTGATGATCCTGTTCTATTTGTTGTATCAGGTGGTTCCTCTGCTGACATCGGCCCGAATCGTGCCGCTTCAACAGCAGATCGAGCAGCCTTTGACGGGGCAGAGTCTGTACATGGCCCTGGATGCCGAAGGTCGGATCGGCGTACGGCTCACGCAACAAGGTGAGCTGCAATTTTTTCAACCAGCCAGCGGCGCGCTTCTGCAACAACAGAGAATTGCCCTGCCCGACAACAGCCACATTACCGACCTGGCCGATGCCGGCGACGGCCTGATGGTACTGGCACTGAGTGACGGACGCGTGTTGCCGGTGCAGCGACAGTACTCTGGCACGAATAATCTTCAACCGGTTTTACACTACCCACTGGGTATCGAACCCCTGAGCCTGCAACCGGCTCCCGCCGGCCCGCTGGCGGCGGCCGTTAACCAGAAACAGCTGCTGCTGATCAGCTTCCATGACGGCCAATTACATCAGTTCCGCTTTGATCTGAGCCAACCCGGGCCTGCCCCTATACAGTCTGTCAGTCTGCCCACACCTGGTTTCGAGCCACGCAAACTGCTGTTGATGCCACAACAATCCCGATTGCTTGCACTGGGCCCTGAGGGTCGCATTGGTGTAATCCCCCTGCAGGGAGAGGGCCAAACCTACGAAGTGATCCGCGCCGCTCGGGAGGAGATAACGCTGTTTGAGCTGCTGCCGGGGCGGCGCAGCCTGATGCTGGGTGATCAATCGGGTGCCTTGTCACAGTGGTTTTTCGTTCCGGATGAATATAACAGCCTGAAGTTGCAGCAGATCCGTCAATATGACCCCCTGCAGTCAGCACCCAAGCGGCTGGCCGGGCGAGAGCAGGACAACAGCTTCATAACGCTGGAACAGAGCGGAACACTAAGTGTGTACAGCCTGACATCCAGCCGCGCCTTGCTGCGCACCAATCTGCTCGGTGACGAGCCTGACGCGCTGGCGCTGTCTGCGTACAACAGCTTCCTGCTGATGGAGCGCAACAACCGGGTCAGCAGCTGGCAGCTGCAGGCCCCCCACGCCGAAATCACGCTGAGCAGCCTGTGGAGCGAGATCTGGCACGAAGACTACGACGAGCCGGGCTACATCTGGCAGTCATCCACCAATGGCACGGACTCAGCCGCCAAATACAGCTTGGTGCCGCTGGTATTCGGTACGCTCAAGGCTGCACTCTATGCCATGCTGATGGCGACCCCCATGGCGATCTGCGGCGCCATCTATACCGCCTATTTCATGGCGCCGTCCCTGCGCCGCAAAATCAAACCGATGATCGAAATGATGGCCGCCGTTCCTTCTGTGGTTTTGGGTTTTCTCGCCGGTCTCTGGCTGGCGCCGTTCATGCAGGTTCATCTGGCCGCCATCCTGTTACTGGTCCTTCTGCTGCCGATCAGCATTCTGCTGTTCGCCTTCGGGTGGGAAAAAATGCCGCAACGCATCCGTTTCCTGTTGCCTGAAGGCTGGGACGTGATCCTGCTGCTGGGGGTGATTCCGCTGGTGGCCTGGCTGGCCTTCCTACTGGCAGTGCCTATTGAGGCATGGCTTTTTGATGGTCAGCTGGTACTCTGGCTCGGCAATCAGGTGGGTATCAGTTATGACCAACGCAACGCACTGATCGTCGGTATTGCAATGGGGTTTGCCATTATTCCCACCCTGTTTTCCCTCACCGAAGATGCCATTCATGCCGTACCGCGCCACCTCAGTAACGGTGCTCTCGCACTGGGGGCTACCCCCTGGCAGGCGCTGACCTGGATGATCCTGCCTGCTGCCAGCGCCGGTATTTTTTCGGCCCTGATGATCGGCTTCGGGCGTGCCATCGGTGAAACCATGATCGTTCTGATGGTCACCGGCAACACCCCGATCATGGAGATGAACATCTTCGAGGGAATGCGAACCCTCGCCGCCAATATCGCCATCGAAATGCCTGAATCCAGCGTCGGCAGCAGCCATTACCGCGTGCTGTTCCTGACCGCACTGCTGCTGTTCCTGTTCACACTGGTCGTTAACACCATCGCCGAATTGATCCGTCAGCAGCTGCGGAGGAAATACCGTGCGCTCTGA
- the pstA gene encoding phosphate ABC transporter permease PstA — protein sequence MRWFHTDTPWVWLNAGAVALCLLTLLGILLLISIQGLAHFWPKGLLQAEVTADSQSRRVIGAVIRHEHVSVRQLQEAGLSLDSEQAEVQRTLIHSGNREFSDSDYFWVLDNALSERHYPDHLAVFERTRWGQLYGYLRGLSENGTLLQQGPDIDQDMLWREFEQRRQRTEALQQEIDRIESNMLGQINRTLEQLRLEQRRLELLGPLKVPQLEVLARERADLEQDYHLLQKRLTRLQQQVTRDHFHVEVADGRVLEFAMVDVIRAYRPNGMSLVDRLEHVGIKLWEFLSDSPREGNTEGGVFPALFGTVLMVLLMSLLVTPFGVLAAVYLHEYAYQGRLTRIIRIAVNNLAGVPSIVYGIFGLGFFVYFLGGSIDALFFPEALPAPTFGTGGLLWASATLALLTLPVVIVATEEGLRTIPSSLREGALALGATRAETLWRVVLPMASPAMMTGVILAIARAAGEVAPLMLVGVVKLVPQLPVDGHFPYLHLDQKFMHLGFHIYDVGFHSANTEAAQPLVYATALLLLLVILLLNLSAILMRNHLRARFRTLEPEL from the coding sequence ATGCGATGGTTTCATACCGATACCCCTTGGGTTTGGCTCAATGCCGGTGCCGTTGCACTATGTCTGCTCACCCTGCTGGGTATTCTGCTGCTGATCAGTATTCAGGGGCTGGCCCACTTCTGGCCCAAAGGCCTGTTGCAGGCAGAGGTGACGGCCGACAGTCAGAGTCGGCGCGTCATTGGTGCAGTCATCCGGCATGAGCATGTGAGCGTACGCCAGCTGCAGGAGGCCGGCCTGTCACTCGACTCGGAACAGGCTGAAGTACAGCGCACCCTGATCCACAGCGGCAATCGGGAATTCAGCGACAGCGACTATTTTTGGGTACTGGACAATGCCCTGTCAGAGCGGCACTACCCCGATCATCTGGCTGTATTCGAGCGCACTCGTTGGGGACAGCTGTATGGCTATCTGCGTGGATTGAGCGAAAACGGCACCCTGCTGCAGCAGGGCCCGGACATCGATCAGGACATGCTGTGGCGTGAATTCGAGCAGCGCCGGCAGCGTACCGAGGCACTGCAGCAGGAAATTGATCGCATCGAAAGCAACATGCTTGGGCAGATCAACCGCACGCTGGAACAGTTGCGTCTGGAGCAGCGCCGGCTTGAGCTGCTCGGCCCACTGAAGGTGCCTCAACTGGAGGTTCTGGCCCGGGAACGGGCCGACCTGGAGCAGGACTATCATCTGCTGCAGAAACGGCTGACCCGCCTGCAGCAGCAGGTCACCCGTGACCACTTCCACGTTGAAGTGGCTGATGGACGGGTGCTGGAATTCGCCATGGTGGACGTTATTCGCGCTTACCGCCCGAACGGCATGAGCCTTGTCGACAGGCTGGAACACGTTGGCATCAAGCTGTGGGAGTTCCTGTCTGACTCACCCCGCGAGGGCAATACCGAGGGCGGCGTCTTTCCCGCTCTGTTCGGCACCGTGCTGATGGTGTTGCTGATGTCACTGCTGGTCACGCCATTCGGCGTGCTGGCCGCCGTATACCTGCATGAATACGCTTATCAGGGACGGCTCACCCGAATCATTCGCATCGCCGTCAACAACCTTGCCGGGGTACCTTCCATTGTATACGGCATTTTCGGGCTCGGCTTTTTCGTCTATTTTCTGGGGGGCAGTATCGATGCGCTGTTTTTCCCGGAAGCCCTGCCAGCACCGACCTTCGGCACTGGCGGCCTGCTATGGGCATCGGCCACCCTGGCCCTGTTGACACTGCCGGTGGTGATCGTGGCCACCGAAGAGGGGTTGCGCACCATTCCGTCCAGCCTGCGCGAAGGCGCCCTGGCACTGGGTGCAACCCGGGCGGAAACCCTGTGGAGAGTCGTGTTGCCCATGGCCAGCCCGGCCATGATGACGGGAGTTATTCTGGCGATCGCCAGGGCTGCTGGTGAGGTCGCGCCACTGATGTTGGTAGGAGTGGTCAAGCTGGTCCCCCAGCTGCCTGTAGACGGACATTTCCCCTATCTGCACCTGGACCAGAAATTCATGCACCTTGGTTTTCACATTTATGATGTCGGTTTCCACAGCGCCAACACTGAAGCCGCTCAGCCACTGGTCTATGCTACCGCTTTGCTGTTGTTGCTGGTGATCCTGCTGCTGAACCTGTCAGCAATCCTGATGCGCAACCATCTGCGGGCCCGATTCAGAACACTGGAACCGGAACTCTAG
- the pstB gene encoding phosphate ABC transporter ATP-binding protein PstB encodes MSADPATTSPESDLPDTRLQVRDLSLRYGDSRALSNINLDLPGNRVTAFIGPSGCGKSTLLRCFNRMSELAADCNISGTILLDNEDIYARSVNVAELRRRVGMVFQKPNPFPASVYENVSFGLKIQGIRKKRVVDETVEWALRSAALWDEVKDRLHESALGLSGGQQQRLVIARTIAIRPEVLLLDEPASALDPISTLKIEELIHELKRDFTILIVTHNMQQAARVSDYTAFLHQGRLIEFGETEKLFTRPSRRQTEDYITGRYG; translated from the coding sequence ATATCGGCCGATCCGGCTACCACCAGCCCTGAATCTGACCTCCCGGACACCCGGCTGCAAGTGCGGGACCTCAGCCTGCGCTATGGCGATAGCCGTGCGCTGAGCAATATCAATCTGGATCTTCCCGGCAACCGAGTAACCGCCTTTATAGGCCCGTCCGGCTGCGGCAAGTCGACTCTGTTGCGCTGTTTCAACCGCATGAGTGAGCTGGCAGCAGACTGTAATATTTCTGGAACAATTCTGCTGGATAATGAAGATATTTACGCTCGATCAGTCAATGTGGCAGAGCTGCGACGTCGGGTCGGCATGGTGTTCCAGAAGCCCAATCCGTTTCCGGCTTCGGTGTATGAAAATGTCAGCTTCGGCCTCAAGATTCAGGGCATCCGCAAAAAGCGAGTGGTGGATGAAACCGTTGAATGGGCGCTGCGTTCGGCAGCACTCTGGGACGAGGTCAAGGACCGACTGCACGAGAGTGCGTTGGGACTGTCCGGGGGGCAGCAACAGCGCCTGGTGATCGCCCGCACCATCGCCATTCGCCCCGAGGTCCTACTGCTGGACGAACCGGCCTCGGCACTGGACCCAATCTCGACACTTAAGATCGAGGAACTGATTCATGAACTGAAACGTGACTTCACCATCCTGATTGTCACACACAACATGCAGCAGGCTGCCCGCGTATCCGATTACACCGCCTTTCTGCATCAGGGGCGTCTGATCGAATTTGGCGAGACCGAGAAGCTGTTTACCCGGCCGTCCAGACGACAGACTGAAGATTACATCACCGGACGCTATGGCTAG
- the phoU gene encoding phosphate signaling complex protein PhoU, whose translation MELEKDNYSTHISQQFNEELETIRTQMLTMGGMVEHQVNDAIEALLTADVDRAEASRKVDQQTNAMELMIDDLCTTTIARRQPAASDLRLIVSISRAVSDLERIGDEASRICRQAIELAQSGTSQRGHQEVRHIGNLVRDMVRNVLTAFARNDIEMAYLVAKQDKEVDREYRTAMRSLVTYMMEDPRAISSVLSVIWALRSLERIGDHARNLAEHLIYQVSGTDVRHRSLKQIRQTVEDEADTLLSDESSTEE comes from the coding sequence GTGGAACTGGAAAAAGACAACTACTCAACCCACATCTCCCAGCAGTTCAACGAAGAGCTGGAAACCATCCGTACCCAGATGCTGACCATGGGCGGCATGGTGGAACATCAGGTCAATGACGCCATCGAAGCGCTGCTGACAGCGGATGTGGATCGTGCCGAGGCGTCACGCAAGGTCGACCAGCAGACCAATGCCATGGAGCTGATGATCGATGATCTTTGCACCACTACCATCGCCCGACGTCAGCCGGCAGCCAGCGACCTGCGTCTGATCGTGTCGATCAGCCGTGCCGTATCCGATCTCGAACGCATTGGTGATGAAGCGTCCCGCATCTGCAGACAAGCAATCGAACTGGCACAGAGCGGCACTTCGCAACGCGGTCATCAGGAAGTGCGCCACATCGGCAATCTGGTGCGCGACATGGTACGCAACGTCCTGACCGCCTTCGCTCGCAATGATATCGAGATGGCCTACCTGGTCGCCAAACAGGACAAGGAAGTGGACCGTGAATACCGCACGGCCATGCGCTCACTCGTGACCTATATGATGGAAGACCCGCGTGCGATCTCTTCCGTACTGAGTGTCATCTGGGCTCTTCGCAGCCTTGAACGCATCGGTGACCATGCCCGTAACCTGGCCGAGCATCTGATCTATCAGGTCAGCGGTACCGACGTGCGCCACCGCAGCCTGAAGCAGATCCGCCAGACCGTTGAGGACGAAGCCGACACACTGCTGAGCGATGAAAGCAGCACAGAAGAGTAA
- a CDS encoding chorismate--pyruvate lyase family protein has protein sequence MSARESLLIHSPHRHWLLAGSSSFQVPAHWRPWLYDSGSLSQRLQRAAGGEFSVRVLSECWQYPSADEARALGISPRRRALIREVELLGRNAEPWVFARTVIPATTLTGVERRLLRLGSRSLGSYLFRDPSLERAPLRACRLQDSGGQHYWARRSVFRLHHKPLLVCEVFLPAMEHVQYPL, from the coding sequence GTGTCAGCACGCGAATCTCTGCTCATCCATTCTCCCCACCGGCACTGGCTGCTTGCGGGCAGCAGCAGTTTCCAGGTGCCGGCACACTGGCGTCCCTGGCTTTATGACTCGGGCTCGCTGAGCCAGCGCCTGCAGCGTGCGGCCGGGGGCGAGTTCAGCGTTCGCGTGCTGAGCGAATGCTGGCAGTATCCGAGCGCCGACGAGGCACGGGCACTCGGGATCAGCCCACGACGTCGCGCTCTGATTCGGGAGGTTGAGCTGCTGGGCCGTAATGCCGAACCCTGGGTGTTCGCTCGAACGGTCATTCCCGCCACCACGCTGACCGGGGTGGAGCGACGCCTGCTGCGACTGGGCTCGCGTTCCCTCGGTTCCTACCTGTTCCGTGACCCCAGCCTTGAACGTGCCCCGCTGCGCGCCTGCCGGCTGCAAGACAGCGGCGGGCAGCACTATTGGGCACGACGCTCCGTGTTCCGTCTGCACCACAAGCCCTTGCTGGTATGCGAAGTTTTTCTCCCGGCCATGGAGCACGTACAATACCCGCTCTGA
- the ubiA gene encoding 4-hydroxybenzoate octaprenyltransferase — translation MQATTPSQHPLKQKLQAYVHLMRADRPIGTYLLLWPTLWALWIASEGLPALDLLLIFCLGVFLTRSAGCVINDFADRHIDGHVKRTLNRPLPSGRVREREAIYLFCGLMLVSFLLVLMTNGMTILMSFGGLALAFIYPFMKRYTHLPQLVLGAAFGWAIPMAFTATQETLPLTAWLLYLAKLLWTVAYDTQYAMVDRDDDLKIGVKSTAVLFGRHDRLIIALLQLATLVVMLWVGQIEQLGLWYWLGLAGAATLFVYQHWLIRARERMPCFRAFLNNHYAELLVLLGLILEYALRT, via the coding sequence ATGCAGGCAACGACCCCGTCACAGCACCCATTAAAGCAGAAGCTGCAGGCCTATGTGCACCTGATGCGTGCCGACCGACCGATCGGCACCTACCTGCTGCTCTGGCCGACCCTGTGGGCACTCTGGATCGCATCGGAAGGCCTGCCGGCGCTGGATCTGCTGCTGATCTTTTGTCTGGGTGTGTTCCTGACCCGCTCTGCCGGCTGTGTCATCAACGACTTTGCCGACCGACATATTGATGGCCACGTCAAACGCACCCTCAATCGTCCACTGCCATCAGGCCGAGTCCGTGAGCGTGAAGCGATCTATCTTTTCTGCGGTCTGATGCTGGTCTCGTTTCTGCTGGTGCTGATGACAAACGGCATGACCATCCTGATGTCCTTCGGCGGCCTTGCATTGGCGTTTATCTACCCGTTCATGAAACGCTATACTCACCTGCCACAGCTGGTGCTGGGAGCGGCTTTTGGCTGGGCCATTCCAATGGCGTTTACCGCCACTCAGGAAACACTGCCGCTGACCGCCTGGCTGCTCTACCTGGCCAAGCTGCTCTGGACCGTGGCCTATGACACCCAGTATGCCATGGTGGATCGTGACGATGACCTGAAAATTGGCGTCAAATCCACTGCAGTGCTGTTTGGCCGCCACGACCGTCTCATCATCGCCCTGCTGCAACTGGCCACTCTGGTAGTGATGCTCTGGGTAGGTCAGATTGAGCAACTGGGGCTCTGGTATTGGCTGGGGCTGGCCGGTGCCGCCACCCTGTTTGTCTACCAGCACTGGCTGATCCGCGCCCGCGAACGGATGCCCTGCTTCCGCGCCTTCCTCAACAACCACTATGCCGAGCTGTTGGTGCTGCTCGGCCTGATACTGGAATACGCGCTGCGCACCTGA
- the phoB gene encoding phosphate regulon transcriptional regulator PhoB — protein MSASKRVLIVDDEAPIREMIAVALEMAGYECDEADSAQSAHARIVDNKPDMLLLDWMMPGTSGIEFARRLRKDEVTADIPIIMLTAKADEDNKIQGLEAGVDDYITKPFSPRELVARLKAVLRRATPKGVEEPVTVDSLTLDPVSHRVTAESRPLELGPTEFRLLQFFMTHPDRAYTRSQLLDMVWGGNVYVEERTVDVHIRRLRKALGERHDYLVQTVRGTGYRFSAQVA, from the coding sequence ATGTCTGCGTCCAAACGCGTACTGATCGTTGATGACGAAGCACCGATCCGCGAAATGATTGCGGTAGCATTGGAGATGGCAGGTTACGAATGTGATGAGGCAGACAGTGCCCAGTCCGCTCATGCCCGCATCGTCGATAACAAACCCGATATGCTGTTGCTGGACTGGATGATGCCCGGTACCAGCGGTATCGAGTTCGCCCGCCGCCTGCGCAAGGATGAAGTGACGGCTGACATCCCGATCATCATGCTGACTGCAAAGGCCGATGAGGACAACAAGATTCAGGGGCTGGAAGCCGGTGTGGATGACTACATCACCAAGCCGTTCTCGCCACGTGAGCTGGTCGCACGACTCAAGGCCGTGCTGCGCCGCGCCACACCCAAGGGGGTGGAAGAGCCGGTCACGGTGGACAGTCTGACTCTGGACCCTGTTTCGCATCGCGTTACTGCAGAGAGCCGACCGCTGGAGCTTGGGCCAACCGAATTTCGCCTGCTGCAGTTTTTCATGACACATCCGGATCGTGCCTATACCCGCAGCCAGCTGCTGGATATGGTGTGGGGCGGCAATGTATATGTGGAAGAGCGTACCGTCGATGTCCACATTCGCCGCCTGCGCAAGGCGTTGGGCGAGCGTCACGACTATCTGGTACAGACGGTACGTGGCACCGGATATCGTTTCTCGGCACAGGTGGCCTGA